From Schaalia sp. ZJ405, one genomic window encodes:
- a CDS encoding RecB family exonuclease, with protein sequence MSEWKPALSASRAKEYERCPLQYRLHVVDRIPEPPTRATTMGTLIHSVLEHLFDVAPAERTPEHADSLATTTWEQMREKDPSLLTLFDSPQDQESWMDQVRKILKNYFSIEDPQWLQPAAREQLIDAVTDEGVRIRGFIDRIDCAPDGALRVVDYKTGKAPSPRFQEEALFQMRFYALLLQLTRRLPKRLQLVYLKAGQILTLDPTPEAIASFRLQLFDLWTRIERDAQRAHFDPRRNPLCNWCGVQSMCPLFGGTTPPIPEERIEWLLQTRVHT encoded by the coding sequence ATGAGCGAATGGAAACCCGCGTTATCTGCGTCGCGTGCGAAAGAGTACGAGCGCTGTCCCTTGCAGTATCGGCTCCACGTTGTTGACCGAATCCCAGAGCCACCAACTCGTGCAACAACAATGGGGACTCTCATTCACTCTGTCCTTGAGCATCTTTTCGATGTTGCTCCGGCCGAACGCACGCCCGAGCATGCCGATTCTCTGGCCACAACAACCTGGGAGCAGATGCGCGAGAAAGACCCCTCTCTTCTCACTCTCTTTGATTCTCCGCAGGATCAAGAATCATGGATGGATCAGGTGAGAAAGATCTTGAAGAACTATTTTTCCATTGAAGATCCGCAATGGCTCCAACCCGCCGCGCGCGAACAGCTCATCGATGCCGTCACCGACGAAGGAGTCCGTATCCGTGGCTTCATTGACCGCATTGACTGTGCCCCCGACGGGGCTTTACGCGTCGTCGACTACAAAACAGGTAAGGCCCCGTCCCCGCGTTTCCAAGAGGAAGCGCTGTTCCAGATGCGCTTCTACGCCCTTCTTCTCCAACTCACCCGCCGCCTGCCCAAACGTCTTCAACTGGTGTATCTCAAGGCCGGGCAGATCCTCACCCTCGACCCCACACCTGAGGCCATCGCATCTTTTCGGCTCCAGCTTTTTGACCTGTGGACACGTATCGAACGCGACGCCCAACGCGCTCACTTCGACCCTCGCCGAAACCCGCTGTGCAATTGGTGCGGAGTGCAGAGCATGTGTCCGTTATTTGGCGGAACCACTCCCCCGATCCCCGAGGAACGCATCGAATGGCTTCTTCAGACTCGCGTCCACACGTAA
- the dop gene encoding depupylase/deamidase Dop codes for MSIDTTGTQRIIGTETEYGIYRPTDAWANPIALSALAVRAYAQQSRCMLGTDVPPVRWDYTAEDPLNDLRGMRMSRAAADPSLLTDDPYHLAPSGGQERVARPTPEELALPSATTAVLTNGARLYVDHAHPEYSSPETLGPRDAVLWDRAGDVIARRMMTAVTTMGEPELVLVKNNTDGKGAAYGTHENYQMRRDVDLEDVIRGMTPFMVTRPVLCGAGRVGIGQKSQRPGFQISQRADFVENTVGLETTFNRPIINTRDEPHADPAKFRRFHVIGGDGNLFDTSLYLKFATTSLVLWAIEQGIGMEWDGLTLDDPVEETWNVSHAPNLDYAMSTASGRSLTALDIQQLYLDLVWRTYDRLGIVPSAEDEHALTTWQSVLDRMRTDIFSVATEIEWVAKYQLLRRFKERAGVGWDDARLAAMDLQWADLRPERSLVNKLDQAGLVTRMFTIDEVERAADEAPLNTRARVRGEAVASRRDLVKASWTSLVFDPGEGDLIRIPIPDTRID; via the coding sequence ATGAGCATCGACACTACTGGAACACAGCGCATCATCGGCACGGAAACCGAGTACGGAATCTATCGGCCCACAGATGCCTGGGCGAATCCTATCGCGCTTTCTGCCCTGGCTGTTCGCGCCTATGCGCAGCAATCCCGGTGCATGCTCGGCACAGATGTTCCTCCGGTCAGATGGGACTACACGGCAGAGGATCCGCTCAACGACCTTCGGGGAATGCGGATGTCACGTGCGGCCGCCGACCCCTCGTTACTCACCGACGATCCCTATCACCTGGCCCCCTCGGGTGGGCAGGAACGGGTGGCGCGCCCAACGCCGGAGGAGCTTGCTCTACCAAGTGCAACAACGGCTGTTCTCACCAATGGGGCGCGCCTGTATGTTGACCACGCCCATCCGGAGTATTCGTCACCGGAAACACTTGGGCCGCGCGACGCTGTTCTCTGGGACCGTGCGGGCGATGTTATCGCGCGCCGCATGATGACGGCCGTGACGACGATGGGCGAGCCGGAGCTCGTCCTCGTAAAGAACAATACGGACGGCAAAGGGGCGGCCTACGGGACGCACGAAAACTACCAGATGCGCCGCGACGTTGACCTAGAAGACGTCATCCGAGGGATGACTCCCTTCATGGTCACCCGACCGGTCCTGTGCGGCGCGGGGCGCGTTGGAATTGGCCAGAAGTCGCAGCGTCCGGGTTTCCAGATTTCCCAGCGCGCTGATTTTGTTGAAAACACCGTTGGTCTTGAGACAACTTTCAACCGTCCCATCATCAACACGCGAGACGAACCGCACGCCGATCCTGCGAAATTCCGCCGATTCCACGTGATCGGTGGCGACGGAAATCTCTTCGATACCTCGCTCTACCTGAAGTTTGCCACGACATCGCTTGTCCTATGGGCGATCGAACAGGGCATTGGCATGGAATGGGACGGACTGACTCTCGACGATCCCGTTGAGGAAACCTGGAACGTCTCCCACGCCCCGAACCTGGACTACGCCATGTCAACGGCATCGGGCCGTTCCCTGACAGCCCTCGACATTCAACAGCTCTACCTCGACCTCGTCTGGCGGACCTACGACCGCCTGGGGATTGTTCCCAGCGCCGAGGACGAGCACGCCCTGACAACCTGGCAGTCCGTCCTCGACCGAATGCGCACCGACATTTTTTCCGTGGCCACCGAAATCGAATGGGTCGCGAAATACCAGCTCCTTCGCCGTTTTAAGGAACGCGCGGGAGTGGGATGGGACGATGCTCGCCTGGCGGCAATGGATCTTCAGTGGGCAGACCTGCGGCCCGAACGTTCCCTCGTGAACAAACTTGATCAGGCGGGGCTCGTGACCCGCATGTTCACCATTGACGAGGTCGAGCGCGCAGCCGACGAGGCTCCGCTAAATACGCGCGCTCGGGTGCGCGGAGAAGCTGTGGCTTCGCGACGCGATTTAGTTAAAGCGTCGTGGACCTCGCTGGTTTTTGACCCCGGCGAAGGCGACCTCATTCGCATCCCCATCCCAGACACGCGAATTGACTGA
- a CDS encoding nucleoside triphosphate pyrophosphohydrolase family protein, with protein MQQLDPSQPQKLVEQFHETYSMPIRLGTGEAPTLDYERLDMRMSLIREEFAELMGAVYGQQARAIVEEASARAVLEDDGSRDLVETADALADLVYVIYGMAIESGIDLDRVLGEVQASNLSKLMPDGSVKLREDGKVLKGPNFFSPRIARALGLEDDDQ; from the coding sequence ATGCAGCAACTGGATCCCTCACAACCGCAAAAACTCGTCGAGCAATTCCACGAGACCTATTCGATGCCGATTCGCCTGGGAACGGGGGAAGCTCCAACTCTCGACTATGAGCGCCTCGATATGCGGATGTCACTGATTCGCGAGGAGTTCGCCGAACTCATGGGGGCCGTGTACGGCCAGCAGGCGCGTGCGATAGTGGAGGAAGCGAGCGCCCGTGCGGTGTTAGAGGACGATGGGTCCCGTGACCTCGTTGAAACTGCCGACGCGCTGGCGGACCTTGTCTATGTCATCTACGGGATGGCCATTGAATCAGGGATTGATCTCGATCGTGTTCTTGGTGAAGTGCAGGCATCGAACCTGTCGAAACTCATGCCCGACGGTTCCGTCAAGCTTCGCGAGGACGGGAAAGTTCTCAAGGGACCGAACTTCTTCTCCCCGCGAATTGCCCGGGCGCTCGGGCTTGAAGACGACGATCAGTAG
- a CDS encoding undecaprenyl-diphosphate phosphatase translates to MNWFDAIVLGIVQGLTEFLPISSSAHLRIVGELIGSEDPGAAFTAITQLGTEAAVLVVFWKDIVRIISRWARALPVRPPSQRLSSADPDARMGWMIIIGSLPIGILGLLLENWIDTSFRNLWITVVMLAVFGLLLGWADAACVQRKKLTDLTWPNAIAFGFAQALALIPGVSRSGGTITMGRFLGYTREAAARYSFLLAMPAVFASGLYKVVKVFTGDNQVVWGPTIVATILAFVVGWACIVWFLKLVSTKSYKPFVWYRIVLAIVVAVLLGTGVLTAMGTVAA, encoded by the coding sequence ATGAATTGGTTTGACGCAATTGTCCTCGGTATTGTCCAGGGCCTCACCGAGTTTCTTCCCATCTCCTCATCCGCTCACCTGCGGATCGTCGGTGAACTCATTGGATCGGAGGATCCGGGCGCGGCTTTCACGGCGATCACCCAGTTAGGAACAGAAGCAGCCGTTCTCGTGGTGTTCTGGAAAGACATTGTGCGAATCATTTCTCGCTGGGCGCGTGCACTGCCTGTGCGTCCTCCCTCCCAGCGCTTATCTTCTGCCGACCCGGATGCCCGCATGGGGTGGATGATCATCATCGGTTCGCTTCCCATCGGAATCCTTGGACTTCTCTTAGAAAACTGGATCGACACGTCATTTCGGAACCTGTGGATCACGGTTGTCATGCTTGCGGTCTTTGGGCTTCTCCTGGGGTGGGCTGATGCGGCGTGTGTTCAGCGGAAGAAATTAACTGACCTGACGTGGCCGAATGCGATCGCTTTTGGTTTCGCTCAGGCACTGGCACTCATCCCAGGTGTGTCCCGATCCGGTGGCACCATCACGATGGGTCGTTTCCTTGGATATACCCGAGAAGCGGCGGCCCGCTATTCATTCCTCCTGGCGATGCCCGCCGTTTTTGCTTCCGGCCTCTACAAGGTTGTCAAAGTATTTACTGGGGATAACCAGGTGGTGTGGGGGCCAACGATCGTCGCAACGATCCTTGCTTTCGTTGTTGGCTGGGCCTGCATCGTGTGGTTCCTCAAACTTGTGTCCACGAAGAGTTACAAACCGTTTGTTTGGTATCGAATCGTCCTGGCAATCGTCGTTGCGGTGCTCCTGGGCACCGGGGTCCTCACCGCGATGGGAACAGTCGCGGCTTAA
- a CDS encoding HAD hydrolase-like protein — MSNTFAKGDDRWTCVLFDVDGTLVDSAPMVIDSFVAALSGAGLPVPDRAHLSRYVGPPLWWSFSDLGYDHDTCAHLITKYRAIYTKTFLDPQPFPGVTSLIRQLADTGLPLATATSKQEFMALRQMEHLGLAPYFRVIAGATPSPDSTKATVIASALSQLADQGVDVARPVLVGDSIWDVTGGHEAGVPVIAVEWGYGDEDGLADADMRVSTPEELRDLLDPR, encoded by the coding sequence GTGAGTAATACGTTCGCAAAAGGTGACGACCGTTGGACGTGTGTGCTCTTTGATGTTGATGGAACACTCGTCGATTCTGCCCCGATGGTCATTGATTCCTTCGTCGCAGCCTTGTCTGGCGCGGGACTTCCCGTGCCAGATCGTGCCCATCTGTCGCGTTACGTTGGCCCACCGCTATGGTGGTCTTTCTCTGACCTGGGATACGACCATGACACCTGCGCTCACCTGATCACAAAATATCGTGCGATCTATACGAAAACTTTCCTTGATCCTCAGCCTTTCCCCGGAGTGACGTCGCTGATCAGGCAGCTCGCAGATACGGGTCTTCCCCTGGCAACCGCGACGTCGAAACAGGAGTTCATGGCCCTGCGCCAAATGGAGCACCTCGGCCTCGCCCCGTATTTCCGCGTCATTGCGGGGGCAACACCGAGTCCGGATTCCACTAAAGCCACGGTGATCGCAAGCGCACTTTCTCAGTTGGCGGATCAGGGAGTGGATGTGGCACGTCCCGTTCTTGTTGGAGATTCCATCTGGGATGTGACCGGTGGCCACGAGGCGGGCGTCCCCGTTATTGCCGTTGAGTGGGGATATGGGGACGAGGACGGACTTGCCGATGCAGACATGCGGGTATCAACCCCGGAGGAATTGCGCGATCTCCTCGACCCACGCTAA
- a CDS encoding MarR family winged helix-turn-helix transcriptional regulator, with translation MTPHEGVKIWMEHTQSNRDDAMLVKRGQAWNVFLEATGHLVGVVEEELKQELGLSISDYNLLLALWERPNHGERMGELAKRLRYSPSRVTYLVSHLTDAGYVSRVPSASDRRSFDAHLTDEGRKVVTAGIQLHRKVINEALLTHLSEEELDQVISLLIRLDPHRGHEDRTMATENANAI, from the coding sequence ATGACACCACATGAAGGGGTCAAGATCTGGATGGAGCACACTCAATCGAATCGTGATGATGCCATGCTGGTCAAACGCGGCCAAGCGTGGAACGTATTCCTCGAGGCGACGGGGCATCTCGTTGGCGTTGTCGAAGAGGAACTCAAACAGGAACTCGGTCTGTCGATTTCCGATTACAACCTGCTCCTGGCTCTGTGGGAGAGGCCGAATCACGGTGAACGCATGGGGGAGTTAGCCAAGAGGCTGCGCTATTCGCCCTCACGCGTCACCTACCTTGTGTCACATCTCACCGATGCAGGGTATGTTTCCCGAGTTCCTTCGGCCTCAGATCGACGCAGCTTTGACGCACATCTGACCGATGAGGGAAGAAAAGTTGTCACTGCTGGAATACAGCTCCATCGCAAAGTCATCAATGAGGCCCTTCTCACCCATCTTTCCGAAGAGGAACTCGACCAGGTGATTTCTTTGCTGATCAGGCTTGACCCGCACAGAGGCCACGAAGATCGCACAATGGCAACGGAAAACGCCAATGCGATCTAA
- a CDS encoding FAD-dependent oxidoreductase, whose translation MTRVVVVGGGYGGITVAKGLDPIADVVLIEQKDQFVHHAAALRAAVDNVWEHTIFMPYTNLLRRGTFIQGTVSRVEGTTVHVFGRDPIEADFVVFASGSTYPFPAKHSSSRSQVAKVRLDQLHESLAGAHSAMIVGGGTVGIELTGELANAFPDIEITIVEKADEILSTPGYTDELRREILVQLEELGVRVITGSELAFLPPHNVGELGHFHVQTKNGDEVEGDIWFQCYGAQANSGYLYGTEYEAVLRPNGAIQVEENLQVVGHDHVYAVGDVTDVRESKRADAARQQARVVIANISAQLEGEEPDVAYHSTKEWVILPLGPNMGASQLIDADGKARIIGADQTAEIKGTDLMVSVIRSQLNLP comes from the coding sequence GTGACACGAGTAGTCGTGGTCGGCGGAGGATACGGTGGTATCACCGTCGCTAAGGGGCTGGACCCCATTGCGGATGTTGTTCTCATTGAGCAGAAAGATCAATTTGTTCACCATGCGGCCGCCTTACGGGCCGCGGTTGACAACGTCTGGGAGCATACGATCTTCATGCCCTACACCAACCTCCTCAGGCGCGGCACCTTTATCCAGGGCACCGTTTCACGCGTCGAAGGAACAACGGTTCATGTTTTCGGGCGTGACCCGATTGAAGCGGATTTCGTTGTTTTTGCTTCCGGTTCAACCTATCCATTCCCAGCTAAGCACTCATCTTCGCGGTCACAGGTGGCCAAGGTGCGCCTCGATCAACTCCACGAAAGCCTGGCGGGTGCGCACTCGGCGATGATCGTTGGTGGGGGGACCGTCGGGATCGAACTCACGGGAGAGCTGGCCAACGCTTTCCCCGATATTGAAATCACCATCGTTGAAAAAGCTGATGAGATCCTGTCAACTCCGGGATACACGGATGAACTTCGTCGAGAAATCCTCGTCCAACTTGAGGAACTCGGCGTTCGCGTGATCACGGGATCAGAGCTTGCTTTCCTTCCGCCTCACAACGTCGGTGAACTCGGCCACTTCCATGTTCAGACGAAGAACGGGGACGAGGTCGAAGGCGACATTTGGTTCCAATGCTATGGCGCTCAGGCAAACTCCGGGTACCTCTACGGAACCGAGTATGAGGCTGTTCTGCGTCCCAACGGGGCAATTCAGGTTGAAGAGAATCTGCAGGTGGTCGGCCACGATCACGTCTACGCCGTGGGTGACGTGACGGATGTACGCGAATCGAAGCGCGCTGATGCTGCTCGCCAGCAGGCACGAGTGGTGATCGCCAATATCTCGGCCCAGCTTGAAGGTGAGGAACCCGACGTCGCGTACCATTCGACGAAGGAATGGGTCATTCTTCCTCTTGGGCCGAATATGGGGGCGTCGCAGCTCATTGACGCTGATGGCAAAGCACGGATCATCGGCGCAGACCAGACAGCGGAGATTAAGGGAACTGACCTCATGGTGTCTGTTATCCGCTCGCAACTCAACTTGCCGTGA
- the arc gene encoding proteasome ATPase, with protein sequence MSENFHETQIDEMQRIIAGLEQKNERLSQALTQVRGQLVKMQAQLQEVNRPPLSLATFVRADLSARQVEAIVNGRRMRLAMAPNLNVDALSVGQLIRVDDKMVAVAPDGFERTGSLASIREVLGDDRVLVTAEGGAERVVELAGPLRHGNLRPGDSLVIDIRAGLALERIVRSDVEQLLTPEIPQTTYEDIGGLDRQIQQVRDAVELPLRHPEMYRAYGLRPPKGILLYGPPGSGKTLIAKAVANSLSRRGGGSHSYFLSIKGPELLNKFVGETERQIRAIFARARSLAAGDVPVVIFFDEMEALFRTRGTGVSSDVETMIVPQLLAEMDGVESLDNVVIIGASNRADMIDPAVLRPGRLDVRIRVERPDRVGARDIFSKYLTTDIPIAEDEVRQAGSVEQAIDRMKDRAVDVLYREDASTALFDVTVRSGGITRVYVHDIISGAMIAGTVERAKKHAIKAALDGTRRGLSMSDLLTGVEEEMRESIDMAATTSADEWARTIGLSEDVTAIRMLRGDE encoded by the coding sequence ATGAGTGAGAACTTCCATGAGACGCAGATCGACGAGATGCAACGAATCATCGCCGGTCTTGAGCAGAAGAATGAACGACTCTCGCAGGCACTGACACAGGTGCGTGGACAGCTTGTCAAAATGCAGGCGCAGCTCCAAGAAGTCAATCGCCCGCCGCTGAGCCTGGCAACCTTTGTGCGAGCCGACCTGTCGGCCCGTCAGGTTGAGGCTATTGTCAACGGCCGGCGGATGCGGCTGGCGATGGCTCCCAACCTCAACGTTGATGCCTTGTCAGTTGGCCAGCTCATCCGCGTTGACGACAAAATGGTTGCCGTCGCTCCCGATGGATTTGAGCGCACGGGTTCGCTTGCCTCGATCCGTGAAGTCCTCGGAGACGACCGCGTCCTCGTCACTGCCGAGGGCGGAGCCGAACGCGTGGTTGAGCTTGCCGGCCCTCTGCGCCACGGCAACCTGCGTCCCGGCGATTCACTCGTTATTGATATCCGAGCGGGCCTCGCCCTTGAACGTATCGTTCGATCAGACGTTGAACAACTTTTGACGCCCGAGATCCCCCAGACAACCTATGAGGACATCGGGGGTCTGGACCGTCAGATTCAGCAGGTCCGCGACGCCGTTGAGCTGCCGCTGCGACATCCCGAGATGTACCGAGCCTACGGGCTTCGCCCGCCTAAAGGAATCCTTCTTTACGGGCCTCCCGGGTCTGGGAAAACTCTTATCGCCAAGGCCGTGGCGAATTCTCTGTCGCGCCGCGGTGGAGGTTCCCACTCGTATTTCCTCTCGATCAAAGGTCCTGAACTTCTCAACAAGTTTGTCGGCGAAACGGAGCGTCAGATTCGCGCGATCTTCGCTCGGGCGCGGTCCCTTGCCGCGGGAGACGTTCCTGTTGTCATCTTCTTTGACGAAATGGAAGCTCTCTTCCGCACCCGAGGAACGGGCGTGTCCTCCGATGTTGAGACCATGATCGTCCCTCAGCTGCTGGCCGAAATGGACGGGGTTGAGTCCTTGGACAATGTGGTGATCATTGGTGCGTCCAACCGAGCTGACATGATTGATCCGGCGGTTCTGCGTCCCGGTCGCCTCGACGTGAGAATCCGGGTTGAACGGCCTGATCGCGTCGGCGCGCGCGATATTTTCTCAAAATACCTCACGACTGACATTCCTATTGCCGAGGACGAGGTTCGTCAGGCCGGATCGGTGGAACAAGCGATCGACCGCATGAAGGATCGGGCGGTTGATGTTCTTTATCGCGAGGACGCGTCGACGGCTCTCTTCGATGTCACTGTCCGATCGGGTGGAATCACCCGGGTGTATGTGCACGACATCATTTCCGGAGCCATGATCGCCGGAACCGTTGAACGTGCAAAGAAACATGCCATCAAGGCCGCTCTTGACGGAACTCGACGCGGACTGTCCATGAGTGACCTGCTGACAGGAGTGGAAGAAGAAATGCGTGAGTCCATCGACATGGCTGCGACGACCAGCGCAGATGAATGGGCCCGAACTATCGGACTGAGCGAGGACGTCACAGCAATTCGGATGCTGCGAGGAGACGAATGA
- a CDS encoding DNA primase, which produces MAMDPRTALDRLISAFEGHLAIASQGENADPEELARVEDILSDAFFMYDDVLFTRFDAELPFDIVDEDEDAEVDFVDLDDEDLDDEDVEFIDVDD; this is translated from the coding sequence ATGGCTATGGATCCGCGCACCGCTCTTGATCGTCTTATTTCCGCATTTGAGGGGCATCTTGCGATTGCCTCTCAGGGTGAGAACGCTGATCCAGAAGAACTCGCCCGCGTCGAAGATATTCTCTCCGACGCCTTCTTCATGTACGACGATGTTCTCTTCACCCGCTTCGATGCGGAGCTTCCCTTCGACATCGTGGACGAGGACGAGGACGCAGAGGTCGATTTCGTTGACCTCGATGACGAAGACCTTGACGATGAGGACGTTGAGTTCATCGACGTTGATGACTGA
- a CDS encoding aldo/keto reductase translates to MDERQCGHTGLRVSDLGLGTYTWGRDTDPLEATDMLTHFVDAGGTLVECAPTHGDGMAVDALSQAMTAVGRHRIILAWRGASRPTSAHTWVPSAGRGDMLRSLDDTLSRLGTDYVDLWIGEFDPAIPIEETLETLEAARRSGRAHYVGLSHPSQWDFACSVTRAALNAGPAITVVEDEVNLLNAQRTRPLIDRATGMGIGVFAHSPLAMGVLTGKYRHSTPPDSRAASPHLRHLVEPYLQPEFRGIVEAVVRAGEGLERTPTDVALAWVRHAAGITSTIIGPRTLRQLDPLLESEVSLPDPIRQVLNEVAGLTGTQKH, encoded by the coding sequence ATGGATGAACGCCAGTGCGGACACACAGGGCTTCGGGTTTCCGATCTTGGACTTGGAACCTATACGTGGGGACGTGACACAGACCCACTTGAAGCAACTGACATGCTCACCCACTTCGTCGATGCGGGTGGAACGCTCGTTGAATGTGCACCAACACACGGCGACGGCATGGCAGTTGACGCCCTAAGTCAGGCAATGACAGCGGTGGGGCGCCACCGCATTATTCTTGCGTGGCGCGGAGCCTCACGCCCAACCTCGGCTCATACGTGGGTTCCTTCCGCTGGTCGCGGCGACATGCTGCGTTCTCTTGACGACACCTTGTCACGCTTAGGCACCGACTACGTTGATCTGTGGATCGGGGAATTCGATCCTGCGATCCCCATTGAGGAAACTCTTGAAACACTTGAAGCTGCGCGCAGATCTGGTCGGGCTCACTATGTTGGACTTTCCCATCCCTCGCAGTGGGACTTCGCGTGTTCGGTCACGCGCGCAGCCCTGAATGCGGGTCCTGCGATCACAGTTGTCGAGGACGAGGTCAATCTTCTCAATGCCCAGCGCACCCGGCCGCTCATTGATCGGGCCACAGGCATGGGGATTGGCGTTTTCGCTCACTCTCCACTGGCAATGGGAGTGCTCACCGGAAAGTACAGGCATTCCACGCCACCGGATTCACGGGCCGCTTCGCCCCACCTCCGTCACCTCGTTGAGCCGTATCTTCAGCCTGAATTCCGTGGAATTGTCGAGGCAGTTGTGCGCGCCGGAGAAGGTCTTGAACGAACACCCACTGACGTCGCCCTCGCATGGGTGCGTCACGCTGCGGGGATTACATCAACAATTATCGGGCCACGCACGCTGCGTCAGCTCGATCCTCTCCTTGAATCAGAAGTTTCGCTTCCCGATCCGATTCGTCAAGTTCTCAACGAAGTTGCCGGCCTTACAGGTACACAGAAGCACTAG
- a CDS encoding tRNA (adenine-N1)-methyltransferase — translation MNSEATQQNHVPALGQETRRGVLREGDRVQVRDPKGRMHQVILVSGGRFQSTRGGFNHDDIIGCPDGQVVTTDEGREFQILRPLQVDYVMAMPRGAAVVYPKDAGTIIHMGDIFPGARVVEAGAGSGALSMALLNAVGTGGHLISVERRPDFAQIAQANVDLWFGGHHPAWDLRVGDLEDVLLSMDEGSVDRIVLDMLAPWENLDAVIHALAPGGVFLCYVATVTQMSRLVEDLRKTKKFTEPTAWEDMRRQWHVDGLAVRPEHRMVAHTGFLMIARRLAPGVQPLTRTTRPAKAAQGLGGQWDAEDSWSIDTVGVRQSTERKIRKVRRDVVAQADTWVADRAQNRDINDAENTHQGDENS, via the coding sequence ATGAATAGCGAAGCGACACAGCAAAACCACGTGCCCGCACTCGGGCAGGAAACGCGGCGCGGGGTGCTGCGCGAAGGGGACCGTGTTCAAGTCCGTGACCCGAAGGGGCGGATGCATCAGGTGATCCTCGTATCCGGCGGACGTTTCCAATCGACTCGCGGTGGATTTAACCACGACGACATCATCGGATGTCCTGACGGGCAGGTTGTGACAACCGACGAGGGACGCGAATTCCAGATCCTTCGGCCCCTTCAAGTTGACTACGTCATGGCGATGCCGCGCGGAGCGGCCGTTGTCTATCCAAAAGATGCCGGAACGATCATTCATATGGGGGATATCTTCCCCGGAGCGCGAGTCGTTGAGGCAGGAGCAGGATCGGGTGCCTTGTCAATGGCTTTGCTTAACGCCGTTGGCACGGGTGGACACCTCATTTCCGTTGAACGCAGGCCAGATTTTGCGCAGATTGCCCAAGCAAATGTTGACCTGTGGTTTGGTGGACACCACCCCGCGTGGGATCTGCGTGTCGGTGACCTTGAGGATGTTTTGCTGTCGATGGATGAGGGAAGTGTCGATCGCATCGTCCTCGACATGCTGGCCCCCTGGGAGAATCTCGACGCCGTTATTCATGCCCTGGCACCGGGAGGAGTGTTCCTGTGCTACGTCGCAACCGTTACCCAGATGTCTCGTTTAGTTGAGGACTTGAGGAAGACGAAGAAGTTCACAGAGCCGACTGCTTGGGAGGATATGCGTCGTCAATGGCATGTTGATGGTCTTGCAGTTCGCCCTGAGCATCGAATGGTCGCACACACCGGCTTCCTCATGATTGCCCGCCGTCTTGCTCCCGGAGTTCAACCACTGACGCGCACAACGCGCCCGGCGAAGGCAGCGCAGGGGCTTGGGGGGCAATGGGATGCGGAAGACTCCTGGAGTATCGACACCGTTGGTGTTCGCCAATCAACGGAACGAAAAATCCGTAAGGTCCGCCGTGATGTTGTTGCACAGGCAGATACCTGGGTTGCAGATCGCGCCCAAAACCGCGACATCAACGACGCAGAGAACACGCATCAAGGAGACGAGAACTCATGA
- a CDS encoding DsbA family oxidoreductase, translated as MHIDVWADIACPWSYLGIRHLRQALREFPQRDEVEVLLHAYFLDPELSEPLDISRADYLLQTEGMTAQKVIDHEERLRSLGRSEGVDFDFARVVVAPTANAHRTVSLAHEIDLEADTVMGPETTQLRMFETLGRAYFEMGLNVADPEVLIGCGQDIGMDPRRILEALSSREWASQVFSDYQIGVQMGIDLIPTYLFDRAFVVQDHQPVTAMRNILATAWEQSSKEH; from the coding sequence ATGCACATTGACGTTTGGGCCGACATTGCCTGCCCGTGGTCCTACCTGGGGATCAGGCATTTGCGTCAGGCTCTCCGGGAGTTTCCTCAAAGGGACGAGGTCGAGGTCCTTCTTCACGCGTATTTTCTCGATCCGGAACTGAGTGAACCGCTCGACATTTCGCGTGCTGACTATCTCTTGCAAACCGAGGGAATGACGGCACAGAAGGTGATCGACCATGAGGAGCGCCTGAGGTCTCTTGGACGATCTGAAGGGGTGGACTTCGACTTTGCGCGCGTTGTTGTTGCTCCCACTGCCAATGCCCACCGCACTGTTTCGCTCGCCCACGAGATCGATCTCGAGGCCGACACGGTGATGGGGCCAGAGACGACGCAACTGCGGATGTTTGAGACGCTTGGACGCGCATACTTCGAGATGGGGTTGAATGTCGCTGACCCCGAGGTCCTTATCGGGTGCGGGCAAGATATCGGCATGGATCCCCGGCGGATCCTTGAGGCTCTGAGTTCACGTGAGTGGGCCTCTCAGGTGTTCTCCGATTATCAGATCGGTGTCCAGATGGGTATCGACCTGATCCCGACCTATCTTTTTGACCGGGCCTTTGTTGTCCAAGATCATCAACCTGTCACCGCAATGCGCAATATCCTCGCCACGGCGTGGGAACAATCATCGAAGGAACACTGA